The DNA sequence TCAGCGAACGCACACAGCGAGGTAGAGAATTGCAGACAACCAAGAAGTTCAGGACGAGGAGTGATCAGCAGACACACAACAACGCAAAACAAAaatgagggaggaagaagaaaggacAAGCGatgggaaggaaaagaggggtcATGAGTGCAATGCGcatcttcttcccccccctttccgctTCCTGTcgcctgcctccctctcactgctcacctcccctccccactcctctTGTCGGATGGGTAAACTCTGTCTCTGATTCGCTAGCTTGTCTTTAGTGGCCCATCCGCTGTGTCGGTCCATTCTCCGCCTGTTCCTCAGTTACACAGCACGCCAAGCagcgcgctctcctcgtACAGGAAGAActcctcgccctccaccTTCACCGAAGAGCCGCCGTACTCCGGAAGCAACACCATGTCGCCCACCTTCACCGTCGGCGTCCAGTCCGTCGAccccgtcgccaccgccacaacgGTGCCCTCGTTAATCTTGCCGGCCACCTGCTCAGGGATCAGGACGCCGGCCTTGGTCTGCTTCGCCGCCTGCGTGCGCTTCACCAGCACGCGCTGGcccagcggctgcagcttcttcaaGGCGGGGGCGGTGAAGCGAAACATCTTATGTaggaagaggtggggagcgTAGGTGTTTTTTTAAAATGTGACGGTAGAGATGAAGAGGAAGGTGACTGCGATGATCGTGTAGGTGCGTCTGGGGATGCGTGGAAGGGTGTGTGGAGGCTAAAGAGTGCAGGCAAACGTcatgttgtgtgcgtgtgtgcatgggtgTGTCGGTTGCGGGACGAGATGAAATAATGGGGTGCGTATGCAACGATGGTgaggaaaaaaggaagcGGCTTTGCTAGGGAGAAAGGACTCGCACACCTCACAAGAGACAAAACGAGTGGAGCGCACCCTCGTCCCACGCGCGCTCAACGCATCCCACTCCAGGAGTGGCGACGCATCTCTCGCGTTCTCCGTTTCCTCGCTGAGCTCAGACGGACTCTCCGTAGTCGTTGCCGCCTTCTCGCCATGCCGCATCCACAGCACACCAGCATACATGTGAGTGCGAAAAGAGCGGCGTATcgagggaagaagggcggggagggagaggggtttTCTCGCTTACTTATTCTTGgctcttttttgtgtgtgcgtgaaagcgaaaagggtggaaggaggagagcgacacaCGGGAAGGGGGAACGTTACCTGGCTTGTGTCTGTGAGTGTGGGGAGCTAACAGACTTACACGAAACCACCCACAGACAGAATCagaggtgtgggtgcgtgtgtgtgtcatcGCTATGATGTATTGTACATTGAAGATTGCCGTCGAAGGGGAGCAACAGAAAATAAGCAAAGAAACTGAGAATCAACCGAAGAAGATGGAGAGCGAGAAGCTCTTCTCCACGAAAAAGGCCTACTCACAGAATAACACACTGACAGAGCAGAGGTGACGATGACTCAACCTGAGACTTCTCAAGCAAGAGTGGTACAGCACCCCATGTCCATGAGAGGATCAGCTGCGAGGAGCCTCTGTGCATCTCTGTATAGCCATGTGcagaccgccgccaccgcttgcACTACCCCGCGACTCTTTTCTCAGCTATTTGCTTCTCGATGCTCGGCAGGTACATGTCCTGCGGGCGCGTGTCCTTGCTCTCGTGCATGTACTTGAGAAGCGCAAGCT is a window from the Leishmania panamensis strain MHOM/PA/94/PSC-1 chromosome 26 sequence genome containing:
- a CDS encoding 10 kDa heat shock protein, putative (TriTrypDB/GeneDB-style sysID: LpmP.26.0620), whose protein sequence is MFRFTAPALKKLQPLGQRVLVKRTQAAKQTKAGVLIPEQVAGKINEGTVVAVATGSTDWTPTVKVGDMVLLPEYGGSSVKVEGEEFFLYEESALLGVLCN